A stretch of DNA from Ranitomeya variabilis isolate aRanVar5 chromosome 1, aRanVar5.hap1, whole genome shotgun sequence:
ttacaagctctattggAGAGTGCCTGTGTGCGCTGCACTCCTTGCCTAGGAGCCTAGCCATTGCTGACAGACTGaagaggtggctggtaacctagcAAGCATGCAGCAAACAATAAAATTAAGATTTATCATTGCTTTACCAGATATCCCATGGTTACCCATACATCTGAATGGACCTTAAAAAAGGGGCTGTCTGACACTTGGGTCATCAGTCTCAGGTAGGTGTGTGTGTGTCAGAATATCAGTTTCTGTGACAGTAACCAAGTAGTGTACAGGGTCTGAGCACcacagctctgtacaccttgtagtggctgttctcaggtactgcagctcagatcacattcacttcaatgggagctgagctgcagtacttgaAAAGGACCACTATGCAGCATACAGGGATGTGATGTCAGGATCCACTACTGGACCGGCAAACAGCTGAATCAGTGTGAGTGCTGGGTATCGGCCCCCCAACTCATCCAATACTGATGACAAACCATCAATATGCaagttctggacaacccctttaaaggtctTGTTCACACATTGCAACCCAAGGTTTTATTTTGGTTTGAAATAAGACAATAGTGTAGGAGAGGCCAGTTATTAATGTTCAGTCTTTATGGATTGGATTTACTAATGGCTAAACCCACTTCAGCCAGACTAGGTAGGAGCAGTAATATGGTGGTCTTTGCACTCCATGTTGTGCAAGTAACATTAAGCCCATCAcaccggaattttttttttttttatggacaatCAAAAGTATAAATAGCAATGACAAAGTGTGCGGTAATGCATTTGATATTATGGAAAAGAATAAGAATTAATGCTTGTAATTTAAGAAATGACAGGTTAATTGGACTCCTTGCAATCACGAGGGGCACGTCCGGACGTCACATCTTAGTTCAGTTAGAGAAGTGATCCGGGAATACTGCCGGATGCACCAAGGGCCTTATGTTCTGTACATATATACATTATTACCCTCCGATGGGGAGAGTAATGCTTCACAGCCCATCAGAAATCCTTCACGGGGTCCGCACAGAGAGCAAAGAAGGCTCACGTTTTACGGAAGAACTTGACGTAGACTACGCCGCCGAGAATGGCCAGCTCAAGGATGATGATGATGGACAGGAGGAGCTTGTTGGTCACGATCCtataaaaaggggaagaaaaaaaaaaaggaagcgtTTCTATAATACCATGGAGTGAGGTAATAACATCACATTATAGGGTGTCTTATAACACCACAGTGTACATTCAGTGAATGCTCGCCATACGGGGCGCAGCCATGTTCCACCAACACTTAGAGAAGAAAAATGTAGTGGAACGTCTCACCGCTGCATGAACGGAGCTGCAGAGATTGGTCACATGCAGTACGGCCCCATTTCTTGGTGAAGAAATTAATGGTTTATGAATTTTTACAGTTTAGtttgaagaaaacaaaaaaaaccctttgGGGAGAATAGATTTAGATGCATAGGTTTGGGGCTAAACATTTTTGCAATtaggatttattaaaaaaaaaaaaaattgccatagttttgcttttacaggctctttgcttTCCTGATCATTGATCTCTGATGTGGTCCTAAATCAGCAGAGAAAAGCTCAGAAAAGGCAGATAAAGTTACAAAGGAAAGGAATACGTATAGGTGGCCACTTCTTTCAGACTGTTCTAACTACTCAGCGATTCTAGATTTTAGAAGCTTCTCGCTCGTGATGAACACATGTCAGACGTTTGAACTGGTGGGGGTGTGGTCAAGCTGCAGAGACCACCATAGATGGCCAGGGCAAAGGCATAAATTCTTCTAACGGGAGAGGAGTCTCATCTAAATTCTTGCAGATCGGTCTGTGGGTCATTAAAGACAGACCAGACGATAAGAGGCACCACGGTCTCAGCATCACCACTCCAAAATAAAAACGAGTTTTCATGAAGAGGAGGCTTTCCTTGAAGGACAAAACAAGACACACAACTACGTCCAAAGACGACTAAAGGAGCACTCACTTCCGGGACATGGAGCGCAGAATCTTCCGACTTTTGCTCAAGTTTTCACCGGTGTTTATAAGCTGCAAGACATCAGAAATCATCCATTAACAACCaaccacattaaccccttcccacaaCAGCCAATGTTCATTTTTGAGCTTCCATTTTGTTCCTCACCCTTTCTTTCAAGAGCCCTAACATTAGCTCTGGACTGTCTTGTTACAGGCAGATGCTGGATGTATAGCAGCCGCCATCTGGCGGTcatggtgcaggctcagctcctgagcccactcCAAAATCGGGGACCTAACGTAGAACCTACTATTACATCCTGCAGTGGGAAAGGGTTAATGCACCAAAACAAGTGCAAAGAAGAAGTAGAGCAGTTGCTAAACAAGTGACAACACAGGAaagggcaaaaacaaaaaaaaatactacCTTCATAATACCACAGATAAAAGCCACCCAGCCCCCTGTGCCGCTGAAGCCGATCCCCGAGAGCAGCGCTTACTTACACGATCCTTTGTTCGTTCCAGCTGCTCCCTTTGTCCTCCGAGCTCTTCCACAATATTGTGGCCAATGGCATCGGTTTCAGCAGCTATGCGGTGGGATCTGGCGATACTGTCTGTAGTCCTGTTCAAACTCTCATGACCTTGGAGAAACAGCGATCGTTGTGGATCCAGTGTCGCCTGTAATTACATATTATAGGAGATAAGGATGAACACCGTACATAACATGCTGTCTGCACTTCAGATATATTCCACCAGCACTATTAGGACTGGAGAGTTTTGTGGAGCCAATACCCAACACTGGATACAGCTGCTCCCAACTTTCATCAGAAATAGTTGAGAATGTGTTCATCGTCTACTGCAGCCCATAAACTATCACAATAGTCAGGAGTAGGGCTGCCGCTACTACACCACCGCGCTTCCAGTAGTCGGAGCAGGGCTGCCGCTACTACACCACCGCGCTTCCAGTAGTCGGAGCAGGGCTGCCACTACTACACCACAAAACCTCCAGCAGTCGGAGCAGGGCGGCAGCTACTACACCACTGCTCTTCCAGTAGTCAGAGCAGGGCTGCCACTACTACACCACCGCGCTTCGAGTAGTGGGAGCAGGGCTGCCGCTACTACACCACAAAACCTCCAGCAGTCGGAGCAAGGCTGCCGCCACTACACCACCGCTCTTCCACTAGTCGGAGCAGGGCTGCCGCTACTAAACCACCACTCTTCCACTAGTCGGAGCAAGGCGGCAGTTACTACACCACCGCTCTTCCAGTAGTCGGAGCAGGGATGCCACTACTACACCACCGCGCTTCCAGTAGTCGGAGCAGGGCTGCCACTACTACACCACCGCGCTTCCAGTAGTCGGAGCAGGGCTGCCGCTACTACACCACCACTCTTCCACTAGTCGGAGCAGGGCGCAGCTACTACACCACAAAACCTCCAGCAGTCGGAGCAAGGCTGCCGCTACTACACCACCGCTCTTCCAATAGTCGGAGCAGGGCTGCCACTACTACACCACCGCGCTTCCAGTAGTCGGAGCAGGGCTGCCGCTACTACACCACAAAACCTCAAGCAGTCGCAGCAAGGCTGCCGCTACTACACCACCGCTCTTCCACTAGTCGGAGCAGGGCTGCCCCTACTACACCACCACTCTTCTAGTAGTCGGAGCAGGGCGGCAGCTACTACACCACCGCGCTTCCAGTAGTCGGAGCAGGGCTGCCGCAACTACACCACAAAACCTCCAGCAGTCGGAGCAAGGCTGGCGCTACACCACCGCTCTTCCACTAGTCGGAGCAGGGCGGCAGCTACTACACCACCGCTCTTCTAGTAGTCGGAGCAGGGCGGCAGCTACTACACCACAGCGCTTCCAGTAGTCGGAGCAGGGCTGCCGCTACTACACCACCGCGCTTCCAGTAGTCGGAGCAGGGCTGCCACTACTACACCACAAAACCTCCAGCAGTCAgagcagggctgctgctactacacCACCGCTCTTCCACTAGTCAGGGCAGGGCGGCAGCTACTACACCACCGCTCTTCTAGTAGTCGGAGCAGGGCTGCCGCTACTACACCACCACCCTTCCACTAGTCGGATCAGGGCGGCAGCTACTACACCACCGCTCTTCCAGTAGTCGGAGCAGGGCGGCAGCTACTACACCACCGCTCTTCCAGTAGTCGGAGCAAGGCTGCCGCTACTACACCACCGCTCTTCCACTAGTCGGAGCAGGGCTGCCACTACTACACCACCGCGCTTCCAGTAGTCGGAGCAGGGCTGCCACTACTACACCACAAAACCTCCAGCAGTCGGACCAAGGCTGCCGCTACTACACCACCGCTCTTCCACTAGTCGGAGCAGGGCTGCCCCTACTACACCACCACTCTTCCACTAGTCGGAGCAGGGCGGCAGCTACTACACCACCGCTCTTCTAGTAGTCGGAGCAGGGCTGCCACTACTACACCACAAAACCTCCAGCAGTCAGAGCAGGGCTGCCGCTACTACACTACAGCGCTTCCAGTAGTCGGAGCAGGGCTGCCGCTACTACACCACCGCGCTTTCAGTAGTCGGAGCAGGGCAGCAGCTACTATACCACCGAGCTTCCAGTCGACGGAGCAGGGCTGCCGCTACTACACCGCTGCGCTTCCAGTCGTCGGAGCAGGGCTGCCGCTACTACACTACCGTGCTTCCAGTagttggagcagggcagccgctacTACACCACCGAGCTTCCAGTAGTCGGAGCAGGGCTGCCGCTACTACACCACAAAACCTCCAGCAGTCGGAGCAAGGCTGCCGCTACTACACCACCGCTCTTCCACTAGTCGGAGAAGGGCTGCCCCTACTACACCACCACTCTTCCACTAGTCGGAGCAGGGCGGCAGCTACTACACCACCGCTCTTCTAGTAGTCGGAGCAGGGCTGCCGCTACTACACCACCGCACTTCCAGTAGTCGGAGCAGGGCTGCCACTACTACACCACAAAACCTCCAGCAGTCAGAGCAGGGCTGCCGCTACTACACCACCGAGCTTCCAGTAGTCGGAGCAGGGCGCAGCTACTACACCACTGTGCTTCCAGTCGTCGGAGCAGGGCTGCCGCTACTACACCACTGTGCTTCCAGTCGTCGGAGCAGGGCTGCCgctacaacaccactgcgcttcCAGTCGTCGGAGCAGGGCTGCTGCTAAAACACCACCGTGCTTCCAGTAGTCGGAGCAGGGCTGCAACTACTACACCACCACACCTCCAATATTTAGAGCAAGGATGCttctacaacaccaccgtgcttcCAGTAGTCGGAGCAGGGCTGCCGCTACTACACCATCGTACTTCTAATAGTTGGAGCAGGGCTGCCGCTACTACACCACCGTACTTCTAGTAGTTCTGGTAGAGCAGTCACGGCAGGGGTAAGTGCTCTTATCTGAGCTTTTGGTTCTCATCCCTACATAACTCACCCTTTGCTCATTTTCTATGCTGTAAAACCCTTTTCTTCCATCATCATTAGCAAATCCAATATTCGCATTCTTCGCGTCTCGCTGCAGATCTCCGAGACCTTTTCTATAGGTGCGCatcttatttgacatttgattttgGAACAATCGTGGGGCACCTTTTAGTTCTTCTTCCATTTGGGaaagctacaaagaaaaaaaattaaataaaaaattccCTATATGAAACCCAACATGTCTATAACAATCACCTTTTCCAGTTGGTTTTCAGTCTACTACTACAGGCTGCTGCTGCCTAATCTCATATGTGCAGGACATAACCTGAATACACATTAAAAAATTCAAtgctatgaataaaaaaaaaacaaaaaaacgtttggttgccattttcagagacccgtCACTTTCATTCTTCTGTTGATGGACTGGTGTGACGGTCTGTTATTTGCTGAACCGTAGTTTTTATTGCTACAATTTTGGGGTACAGACAATGTTTTGACccttttttaattgtatttttagAGTAatgtgtggcaaccaaaaaaaggcCATTATGGagttagttttctttttttttttaatttttctaccgTTTTATCAATTTTAAATTTTCATAGATCAGACTTACTTTATATCCTTGCGTgtgcatttgtatttttttttttttttcttagttactTTTGGATCTGGAAAAGGGGGGAGGATATATGACCCCAAAAGGTTACGTTTTCATTCATTTATTCGTAAAAAGTTTGTCTCGCCTTTCTCTGTTGTTTTATTTGTTAATCAActaaaaaattagatttttgatTATTAGTTTGGATTAGTTGGGAGAGGGGTCACCAATTCCCCCCCCCCAGCAACTAGGCATAAGCCCTCGTTCCTCCCATTGTTAATATTACTGCACAGCATATcacttttgatattttttttactaCTACTACTCATTAATAGACAGCGCTTGGCTACATGCAGCAGTCCTATagacaaaagaaataaaaaatatcaccaATGCTCCATCCTAACTCGGCATTTCAGCGTTAGATCAGTGGGGTCCTGGCGGTTGGATCCCGCAACTATCAGCAGAGAGGTGATAACATTGGAGAACCCCATGAACACAGAAGCAAAGTATATGACTAATGTGACAAGTTAGAAAAGTGAACTGCAGGCTACAAGACCATATTTACCATCTCATTGGCTTCTAGATGCTTCTTGTCAAACTCTCGAAGTAAACTTTTATGTTgctctatagaaaaaaaaaaaaaatatatgaatagtCCTGTAAAAAAGGCTAGACCACAAATGTCTGAGCATTCCCAACACTGGGCTCTTTGGTCACTTGCTGTGCTTCTACAGAGTGTGTGCACGCTCTCATCCCTCAACTGTATGAATTGGCCACAAGCTACTGTGTGCCCCTGTGTGCAGCGAGCAGGCAGTAAAGATAGATGAGAGCACCAGTCACTGACActgtgcgcacacacacacacttgctgGGTCCCTGAAGTCTGTGATTACAATTTAGGTAGAGCTCACTTTAGGCAAGTATCAGGCTAAGGGGAAATGTGAAGGATACTGACTGAGCGGGTGAGTGCTGCACCGAGCCCTTTGTCCCCCTTCCCCCCGGGTACAAGCATTACACCGAGCCCTTTGTCCCCCTTTCCCCCGGGGACAAGCATTACACCGAGACCATTGTCCCCCTTCCCCCCCATGCGTGAGAGCGTTACACAGAGCCCTTTGTCCCCCTTCCTCACAGGGGCGAGTGGTGCACCGAGCCTTTGTCCTCCTTCCCCACGGGTGCGAGAGTTACACCACGCCCtttgtcccccctcccccccatgcatgcgaACATTACAGAGCCCTTTGTCCCCCTTCCCCACGGGGCGAGCGGTGCACCGAGCCCTTTGTCCCCCTTCCCCCCATGCGTGCGAGCGTTACAGAGCCCTTTGTCCCCCTTCCCCCCATGCGTGCGAGCGTTACAGAGCCCTTTGTTCCCCTTCCCCTCAGGGGCGAGTGGTGCACCAAGCCTTTGTCCCCCTTCCCCATGGGTGCGAGCGCTACACCGAGCCCTTTGTCCCCGTTCCACCCCCCATGCGTGTGAGCATTCGAGCCCTTTGTCCCCCTTCCCCACAGGGGCGAGCAGTGCACCGAGCcctttgtccccccccccccccatgcgtgcaAGCGTTACAGAGCCCTTTGTCCCCCTTCCTCACAGGGGCGAGCAGTGCACCAAACCCTTTGTCCCTCTTCCCCATGCGTGCGAGCATTAGAGCCCTTTGCCCCCCTTCCCCTCATGTGTGCGGGCGATGCACCGAGCCCTTAGGCCCCTCCCCCCCATGCGTGCAAGCATTAGAGCCCTTTGTCCCCCTTCCACACAGGGAAAGGGGTGCACAGAGCCTTTGTCTCCCTTCCCCATGGGTGCGAGCGTTACACCGAACCCTTTGTCCCCTTTTGGGTGCAGGCGGTGCACAGAGCCCTTTggataccccccccccccaagggtgCAAGCAGTGCAGCAAGCTGTTTGTCCCCATCCCCCATGGGTGGGAGAAGTGCACAGAGCATAGAGCATTTACTAACAACTGAACTCTGCTGCAGGAAAGGGTTTTCTGGGGGTGAAGTCCCCTGTGTGAGTGTATAATGGATGCAGCATGGATCGGATACACATGCTGGATGTTTCCTTCCGCTGACCCATTCAGACCTTGTTACACTGCTAAggatttttcttttttaagaaaatGGTCCACAAAAGAGAATATATGGATAATCCACACCCTCCTCCCACAGTTCTTTGCTCACTTCCTGTCCATGAACACATGACCgtagcagccaatcactggtggtcaccgctgaggtcagtgattggctgcagtggtcactggTGCAGTAAGTAATTGGAGCACCACTTTGAGATGTGACAGACTTCCTGTAACATTAGAGAACCCCCTTTAACAAGCACGGTTATCTATTCCGCACACactccgctctgctacatccaagggCGGAGCTGCGGCACGTGTATCCCGGCAGTCACCTCCCCGGCAGCTCTCCAGCCGCC
This window harbors:
- the VTI1B gene encoding vesicle transport through interaction with t-SNAREs homolog 1B — protein: MTLSGRLVLPCTAMSSEHFETLHDLFAERYEQLQRMPGRLESCRGEQHKSLLREFDKKHLEANEMLSQMEEELKGAPRLFQNQMSNKMRTYRKGLGDLQRDAKNANIGFANDDGRKGFYSIENEQRATLDPQRSLFLQGHESLNRTTDSIARSHRIAAETDAIGHNIVEELGGQREQLERTKDRLINTGENLSKSRKILRSMSRKIVTNKLLLSIIIILELAILGGVVYVKFFRKT